In Magnetospirillum sp. XM-1, a single window of DNA contains:
- a CDS encoding ABC transporter permease, protein MRDDVNILPPAPRSYGAVNWLGTWTLLCKEVRRFLKVYFQTIVAPVVTTLLFLSVFALALGPVAAQVKGVPFVQFLSPGLIMMAIVQNAFANTSSSIIIAKVQGNIVDMLMPPLTGAEQTAAVALGGVARGLAVGIAVGLAMALFVHLPVHNPLLIVYHAVMGSLMLSLLGMMGGIWADKFDHMAAVTNFIVTPLSFLSGTFYSIERLPQAFHAVALVNPFFYMIDGFRAGFIGVSDGSVAIGVAAMALADLVLLLVTWRMLDSGYKLRS, encoded by the coding sequence ATGAGAGACGACGTGAACATCCTGCCGCCCGCGCCGCGCTCCTACGGCGCGGTCAACTGGCTGGGGACCTGGACCCTGTTGTGCAAGGAGGTGCGCCGCTTCCTCAAGGTCTATTTCCAGACCATCGTCGCGCCCGTGGTCACCACCTTGCTGTTCCTCTCGGTGTTCGCCCTGGCGCTGGGACCCGTGGCGGCCCAGGTCAAGGGCGTGCCCTTCGTCCAGTTCCTGAGCCCCGGCCTGATCATGATGGCCATCGTCCAGAACGCCTTCGCCAACACCTCGTCGTCGATCATCATCGCCAAGGTCCAGGGCAACATCGTCGACATGCTGATGCCGCCGCTCACCGGGGCCGAGCAGACGGCCGCGGTCGCCCTGGGCGGCGTGGCGCGCGGGCTGGCGGTGGGCATCGCCGTGGGCCTCGCCATGGCCCTGTTCGTCCACCTGCCGGTCCACAACCCGCTGCTGATCGTCTATCACGCGGTGATGGGTTCCTTGATGCTGTCGCTGCTGGGCATGATGGGCGGCATCTGGGCCGACAAGTTCGACCACATGGCCGCCGTGACCAATTTCATCGTCACGCCGCTGTCCTTCCTGTCGGGCACCTTCTATTCCATCGAGCGCCTGCCCCAGGCCTTCCACGCCGTCGCCCTGGTCAATCCGTTCTTCTACATGATCGACGGATTCCGGGCCGGATTCATCGGGGTGAGCGACGGCTCGGTGGCAATCGGCGTCGCCGCCATGGCGCTGGCCGACCTGGTTTTGCTGCTGGTCACCTGGCGCATGCTGGACAGCGGCTACAAGCTTAGAAGCTGA